A section of the Oryza sativa Japonica Group chromosome 1, ASM3414082v1 genome encodes:
- the LOC9268836 gene encoding transcription factor WRKY19-like, translated as MQAQSRLAAAASGGSGSGISGSGGISRLGGGAGEEHEAVVRELTRGHELTARLRAEALRALRGQGQAEATATFILGEVSRAFTVCLSIMASASPSASPPQPDETPPADSAVSPPPPRAAREDNVPRKRLLTASPYDDGYQWRKYGQKKINNTNFPRSYYRCSYHRERRCPAQKHVQQRDGDDVPALHVVVYTHEHTCLQGAPAELPDAATNGGAAAAASPDYFPAGGETPSSLRRLRGVGGGGLQPQFVDHRAAMEERERQVLVSSLARVLQGRQCYDDDDDDDTDVASLGAVHARAPAAAAPVAASSSSSGPVDAAGEELDVMDYDMTDALFWGPFGTDSNSYDGNLTSTRCFDLIN; from the exons ATGCAGGCGCAATCCCGCCTCGCTGCTgccgcgagcggcggcagcggcagtggAATTAGCGGGAGCGGTGGCATTAGCAGGTTGGGTGGTGGAGCGGGGGAGGAGCACGAGGCGGTGGTGAGGGAGCTGACGCGCGGGCACGAGCTGACGGCGCGGCTGCGGGCGGAGGCGCTGCGGGCGCTGCGCGGGCAGGGGCAGGCCGAGGCCACCGCTACATTCATCCTCGGGGAGGTCTCCCGCGCCTTCACCGTCTGCCTCTCCATCATGGCCAGCGCCTCcccgtccgcctcgccgccacaaCCGGACGAGACGCCGCCGGCCGACTCAGCCgtctcgccaccaccaccgcgcgcgGCGAGAGAGGACAACGTCCCGCGAAA GAGATTATTGACAGCCTCTCCTTACGACGATGGGTACCAGTGGAGGAAGTACGGTCAAAAGAAGATCAACAACACCAACTTCCCAAG GAGCTACTACAGGTGCAGTTACCACCGGGAGCGCAGATGCCCCGCGCAGAAGCACGTGCagcagcgcgacggcgacgacgtccCGGCGCTGCACGTCGTCGTCTACACCCACGAGCACACGTGCCTGCAGGGGGCGCCCGCCGAGCTTCCCGACGCGGCGACGaacggtggcgccgccgccgccgcgtcgccggactacttccccgccggcggcgagacgccgtcgtcgctgcggcggctccggggcgtcggcggcggcggcctgcagCCTCAGTTCGTGGACCACCGCGCCGCCATGGAGGAGCGCGAGCGCCAGGTGCTCGTCTCGTCCCTCGCCCGCGTGCTGCAGGGGCGGCAgtgctacgacgacgacgacgacgacgacaccgacgtcgcctccctcggcgccgtgcacgcgcgcgcgcctgcggcggcggcgccggtcgccgcgtcgtcgtcgtcgtccgggcCCGTCGACGCTGCCGGCGAGGAGCTGGACGTCATGGACTACGACATGACGGACGCGCTGTTCTGGGGGCCTTTCGGCACGGACAGCAACTCGTACGACGGAAACCTGACGTCGACACGCTGTTttgatctaattaattaa
- the LOC136354972 gene encoding uncharacterized protein, producing the protein MFMAEHSVLNSFAGRIDKRIKARLEGGTSRRTSGPRKYINRNHEGAHDQLFADYFAEDPLYSAATFRRRFRMRRHVFLHIVDELGKWSSYFTHRVDCTGRLGHSPLQKCTAAIRMLAYGTAADALDEYLKVPQSTALECLENFVEGVVEVFSSRYLRRPTAEDLERLLQVGESRGFPGMLGSIDCMHWRWKNCPNAWKGQYTRGDQKYPTIILEAIASYDLHIWHAFFGIPGSNNDINVLNQSPLFIEAIKGEAPQIQFAVNGT; encoded by the coding sequence ATGTTCATGGCAGAGCATAGTGTCCTTAACTCTTTTGCCGGGCGGATCGACAAAAGGATTAAGGCCAGATTGGAAGGAGGTACATCTAGGCGTACAAGTGGTCCAAGGAAGTACATCAATAGGAACCATGAAGGAGCCCATGATCAACTATTTGCTGATTATTTTGCTGAAGATCCTCTCTACTCTGCTGCAACATTTCGTAGAAGGTTCCGGATGAGAAGGCATGTGTTCCTACACATTGTGGATGAACTAGGCAAGTGGTCTTCCTATTTTACACATAGAGTAGATTGTACTGGACGCCTTGGGCACTCACCATTGCAGAAGTGCACTGCAGCGATCCGTATGCTTGCATATGGGACTGCTGCTGACGCTCTTGATGAGTACTTGAAGGTTCCCCAGAGTACTGCTCTAGAGTGCTTAGAAAATTTTGTGGAAGGTGTCGTCGAGGTATTTAGTAGTAGGTACCTGCGTCGCCCCACGGCTGAGGATCTCGAGCGTTTGCTCCAAGTTGGAGAGTCTCGTGGATTCCCTGGGATGTTGGGAAGCATTGACTGCATGCACTGGCGATGGAAAAATTGCCCAAACGCATGGAAGGGACAATATACCCGAGGTGACCAAAAGTATCCAACTATTATCCTTGAGGCTATAGCTTCATATGACCTTCATATTTGGCATGCATTCTTTGGTATTCCTGGGTCCAACAATGACATTAATGTGCTCAATCAGTCCCCTCTGTTTATTGAAGCAATAAAAGGTGAAGCTCCCCAAATCCAATTTGCTGTCAATGGGACATAA
- the LOC107278019 gene encoding glutathione S-transferase T3 has protein sequence MAPATNSGTTHARSRSKAKPVINLDDGDNVRTAKRLTWASDEDLRLVSAWLYHSNDPINGNGKKNESYRGDVVELYNNTTPINRKREVKHLKDQWQRIKRWVGFFCASWKKAALVYTSGYSDDQLRDFANQFYVNDYPNEGPFTVLHYWKVLHDEPKWHAVLEELEKPHKRSLDDGSDTLSQKDIGEKERPMGRNEAKKQRNGKGKGKGKDDDDSLHEDMKKYMDVQAAASKRHEEFLGTQHRISDAKVEVARLRREAVLTESYQKLMSMDTSQMTNEMKAEHVMGLKMLREKLLGDII, from the exons ATGGCACCAGCAACTAATTCAGGCACTACGCATGCTAGATCAAGGTCAAAAGCCAAACCTGTCATCAACTTAGATGATGGTGACAATGTTAGGACTGCTAAGCGTCTTACATGGGCATCAGATGAGGACTTGCGGTTG GTGAGTGCATGGCTGTACCACTCTAATGATCCGATCAATGGAAATGGCAAGAAGAATGAGAGCTACCGGGGAGATGTAGTTGAATTATACAACAACACTACACCTATTAACCGGAAAAGGGAAGTAAAGCATCTCAAAGATCAATGGCAAAGGATTAAGAGATGGGTGGGATTTTTCTGCGCCTCCTGGAAGAAGGCTGCATTAGTTTATACTAGTGGATATTCAGATGATCAGTTGAGAGACTTTGCTAATCAGTTTTATGTGAATGACTATCCTAACGAAGGTCCATTCACAGTTTTGCACTATTGGAAGGTTCTTCATGATGAACCCAAGTGGCATGCTGTTTTGGAGGAGCTTGAAAAGCCACACAAGCGGAGCTTGGATGATGGAAGTGACACACTATCACAAAAAGATATCGGAGAAAAGGAGCGTCCAATGGGGAGGAATGAAGCTAAGAAACAACGCAATGGCAAAGGCAAAGGTAAAGGCAAGGATGATGATGACAGTTTACATGAAGATATGAAGAAGTACATGGATGTTCAAGCTGCAGCTAGCAAACGACATGAAGAGTTTTTAGGGACTCAGCACCGTATTTCAGATGCAAAAGTTGAAGTAGCAAGGCTTAGGAGAGAGGCTGTCTTGACGGAATCATATCAAAAATTGATGAGCATGGACACTAGTCAAATGACTAATGAGATGAAAGCTGAGCACGTGATGGGTCTCAAGATGTTGAGGGAGAAACTTCTTGGCGAtataatataa